A single Drosophila miranda strain MSH22 chromosome XR, D.miranda_PacBio2.1, whole genome shotgun sequence DNA region contains:
- the LOC108152231 gene encoding uncharacterized protein LOC108152231 — translation MGKKKVAEEDLVVPPQDTRICGTICICQMTLVLSSVALVYLTVAIYMPSTRAFKSGIDPTPVMCTTTRALNKDNCEWGSCGEWCLSKTSGACIQIYVNLRSNGSNLIFQNCTNSANKTCYGIDQDRADKARCINDECKNLTGTFNCTAGQCLNITDAFECIFHNSDAPVKCSGRRGKINCMDISGLYSCSRGTCRKIRTPYNCDRRCVDIPTRNKNVVVLSGDKVYLSQCQNAINAETLEEVWNESSENVAMTSCYFIKNTSDRVDAVDCINGSTLEHNMLSDLTNFTYLSHLHVSVATPVPEIAPPDVDLTISNESKLMINLEGCVNTLMDECKEFLKDFGRDGSDHNARARFPCFYSPGKKDIVVARFDLEVTYRQFVFASVVPSVLFVVSCSILLMCQKTVYVGDDAKMRFKGCVDTETILNKNNVGAPTNGDMGGGGGDEVMAL, via the coding sequence ATGGGCAAAAAAAAGGTGGCCGAAGAGGATCTGGTTGTGCCGCCACAGGACACCAGGATCTGTGGCACCATCTGCATCTGCCAGATGACACTGGTGCTCAGTTCAGTGGCCCTAGTCTACCTCACGGTGGCCATATACATGCCGTCCACGCGTGCCTTCAAAAGCGGCATCGACCCAACCCCCGTGATGTGCACCACCACGAGGGCCCTGAATAAGGACAACTGCGAGTGGGGCAGCTGCGGGGAGTGGTGCCTGAGCAAGACGTCAGGTGCCTGCATCCAGATCTACGTGAATCTACGCAGCAACGGCTCCAATCTCATCTTCCAGAACTGCACGAACTCGGCGAACAAGACGTGCTACGGCATCGACCAGGACCGGGCGGACAAGGCGCGCTGCATCAACGATGAGTGCAAGAACCTCACAGGCACTTTCAACTGCACCGCCGGCCAGTGCCTGAACATCACGGACGCCTTCGAGTGCATCTTCCACAACAGCGATGCCCCGGTCAAGTGCTCTGGTCGTCGCGGCAAGATCAACTGCATGGACATCAGCGGGTTGTATTCATGCAGCCGCGGGACCTGTCGCAAGATCCGCACACCCTACAACTGCGACCGCCGGTGCGTGGACATCCCGACCAGGAACAAGAACGTTGTGGTGCTCAGCGGGGACAAGGTCTATCTGTCGCAGTGCCAGAACGCCATCAATGCCGAGACCCTGGAGGAGGTGTGGAACGAGTCCAGCGAGAATGTGGCCATGACTTCGTGCTACTTCATCAAGAACACCTCGGATCGCGTGGACGCGGTGGACTGCATCAACGGGTCGACGCTGGAGCACAATATGCTCAGTGATCTGACCAATTTCACATATCTGAGCCACCTGCACGTCTCGGTGGCCACGCCCGTGCCGGAGATAGCACCGCCCGATGTCGATCTGACCATCTCCAATGAGTCCAAGCTCATGATTAATCTCGAGGGGTGCGTCAACACCCTCATGGACGAGTGCAAGGAGTTCCTCAAGGACTTTGGACGCGACGGCAGCGATCATAACGCTCGCGCACGCTTTCCGTGCTTTTACTCGCCCGGCAAGAAGGACATTGTGGTGGCCCGGTTCGACCTGGAGGTCACCTATCGCCAGTTTGTGTTCGCCTCGGTGGTGCCATCGGTGCTCTTTGTCGTCTCCTGCTCCATCCTGCTGATGTGCCAGAAGACCGTCTACGTGGGCGACGATGCCAAGATGCGATTCAAGGGCTGCGTCGACACCGAGACCATCCTGAACAAGAACAACGTCGGAGCACCCACCAACGGCGACATGGGCGGGGGCGGTGGCGATGAGGTTATGGCCCTATGA
- the LOC108152228 gene encoding uncharacterized protein LOC108152228 codes for MARRKNKPRLIPEQDKRICRAICLCQLTMVLSCVSIVYLSVAIYSPSMKAFKSGFELDPVMCQTVDRQMPNNCPWASCGEWCLTRTSGFCPQIHSVVRRNGTDIQLNNCTRVTNTSCAMIDMSRLNKFNCNNGTACNNIRGVFNCSNGHCKNMSEFFLCHHKADGPTINSAKDNTKLNGFFECHGVHCTKIKKPFDCDRYCSKITTTKVNVLIMHEDNLIAADCENAVAFNQARGSEHGVRIDPIEIWKEDDGNLLTNCATVTRESEHRISATDCLNGTLLEHDTLPAPFMNFTQFWAIYENSTRAVDPEQRYLPNQANLTIYNWKKLYINLEGCVNTLRGECKDFVARYGNDGDNNTAQSRYQCYYNKDANVEFVVARYDLDKVYRELVVSLIVPIVLFVVSSISLCIITKSVKVGDDAKMRCVCAGDESDDDVFAAGPAGKQPEQMYDTDDDVVDLEHQAVGGQELEEIGVLPLDSHEMIGSTKSLIPLSPTGDSNTSEQNFDEDQEKAAKCDVPEKPLVIL; via the exons ATGGCGCGACGCAAGAACAAGCCGCGCCTCATTCCCGAGCAGGACAAGCGCATCTGTCGTGCCATTTGCCTCTGCCAGCTGACGATGGTGCTCTCCTGCGTGTCCATCGTCTATCTCAGCGTGGCCATCTATTCGCCGTCCATGAA GGCCTTCAAGTCCGGCTTCGAGTTGGATCCGGTCATGTGCCAGACCGTCGACCGTCAGATGCCCAACAACTGCCCCTGGGCATCGTGCGGCGAATGGTGTCTGACCCGGACCAGTGGCTTCTGTCCTCAGATACACTCTGTGGTCCGTCGGAATGGCACGGACATCCAGCTGAACAACTGCACGCGGGTGACCAACACCTCCTGTGCCATG ATTGACATGAGTCGCCTGAACAAATTCAACTGCAACAACGGCACCGCCTGCAACAACATTCGCGGTGTATTCAACTGTTCCAATG GTCACTGCAAGAACATGTCCGAGTTCTTTCTGTGCCATCACAAGGCCGATGGGCCCACGATAAACTCTGCCAAGGACAACACCAAGCTGAATGGGTTCTTCGAGTGCCACGGCGTTCACTGCACGAAGATCAAGAAGCCCTTCGATTGCGATCGCTACTGCTCCAAGATAACCACGACCAAAGTCAACGTGCTCATAATGCAT GAGGATAATCTCATAGCAGCGGACTGCGAGAATGCGGTGGCATTTAATCAGGCACGTGGCTCGGAGCACGGCGTGCGCATCGATCCCATTGAAATTTGGAAGGAGGACGATGGCAACCTGTTGACCAACTGCGCCACAGTCACCCGCGAGTCCGAGCATCGCATCAG TGCCACAGACTGCCTGAATGGCACCCTCCTAGAGCACGATACGCTGCCAGCTCCGTTCATGAACTTCACCCAGTTCTGGGCCATCTATGAGAACAGCACCAGGGCCGTGGATCCCGAGCAGCGATACCTGCCGAACCAGGCAAATCTAACCATTTACAACTGGAAGAAACTGTACATCAACCTCGAGGGCTGCGTCAATACGCTCCGGGGCGAGTGCAAGGACTTTGTGGCTCGCTATGGCAACGATGGGGACAACAACACCGCCCAGTCACGCTATCAGTGCTACTACAACAAG GATGCGAACGTGGAGTTTGTGGTGGCACGCTACGATCTGGATAAGGTGTACAGGGAGTTGGTGGTCTCGCTGATTGTGCCCATCGTGCTGTTTGTGGTCTCCTCCATCTCCCTCTGCATCATCACCAAGTCCGTCAAGGTGGGCGACGATGCCAAGATGCGCTGCGTCTGCGCCGGCGATGAGTCAGACGATGATGTGTTCGCCGCAGGACCAGCGGGCAAGCAACCCGAGCAAATGTACGACACGGATGACGATGTGGTGGACCTGGAGCACCAGGCAGTGGGCGGCCAGGAGCTGGAGGAAATTGGAGTTCTGCCGCTCGACAGCCACGAGATGATTGGCAGCACCAAGTCGCTGATACCACTCAGCCCCACTGGGGACTCCAACACGAGTGAACAGAACTTTGACGAGGACCAAGAGAAGGCAGCCAAGTGCGATGTGCCCGAGAAGCCGCTGGTTATACTCTAA
- the LOC108152229 gene encoding ero1-like protein produces the protein MSARGTRQVQRNLWASLLALLVILYWADPTGGYFAALDETETNKNCFCELEGSINDCSCDVDTVDHFNNMKIFPRLQSLLVKNFFRFYKVNLRQDCPFWPDDSRCAIRFCQVENCEEQAIPQGIKDKGEHKEKAAAFKYSREAQSANGCSDAEDFDSALGFLDTSISDQAHREFELWAKHDEAEEDFCIVDDHEEGSQYVDLLLNPERYTGYRGESAHRIWKSIYLENCFGGNNETANKFSSYVPHLDLRNVCLEQRAFYRIISGLHSSINIHLCSKYLLSESKDFLDPQGIWGPNAQEFKRRFSPETTGGEGPHWLRNLYFIYLVELRALAKAAPYLRREDYYTGIAEEDEEVKLAINDLLSVIESFQSHFDENALFSSGIASIKFKSDYKEKFRNISRIMSCVGCDKCKLWGKLQTQGLGTALKILYSEKLNLATESGLWDRPHIEADPIFRLSRPEIVALFNAFGRLSNSIYEMENFRRVLR, from the exons ATGTCTGCGAGAGGTACACGACAAGTGCAGCGCAATCTGTGGGCCTCGCTCCTGGCGCTCCTGGTGATCCTGTACTGGGCAGATCCCACGGGCGGCTACTTTGCCGCCCTTGACGAGACCGAAACGAACAAAAACTGCTTCTGCGAG TTGGAGGGGTCCATCAACGATTGCAGCTGCGATGTCGACACTGTGGATCACTTCAACAACATGAAGATCTTTCCCCGCCTCCAATCGCTACTCGTGAAGAACTTCTTCAGGTTCTACAAGGTGAACCTCAGACAGGACTGCCCTTTTTGGCCAGACGACAGTCGCTGTGCTATACGCTTCTGTCAAGTGGAGAATTGCGAGGAGCAGGCCATACCACAGGGCATCAAGGACAAGGGTGAACACAAAGAGAAAGCCGCCGCATTCAAG TATTCACGCGAGGCGCAATCGGCGAACGGCTGCTCGGATGCCGAGGACTTTGACAGCGCCCTGGGTTTCCTGGACACGAGCATCAGTGATCAGGCGCACCGGGAATTCGAGCTGTGGGCGAAACATGACGAGGCTGAAGAGGATTTCTGCATAGTCGATGACCACGAGGAGGGCTCGCAGTATGTCGATCTGCTGCTCAATCCGGAGCGGTACACCGGCTACCGGGGAGAGTCAGCTCACCGCATCTGGAAGAGCATCTACCTGGAGAATTGCTTTGGCGGCAACAACGAGACGGCAAACAAGTTCTCGAGCTATGTCCCGCACTTGGATCTGCGGAATGTGTGCCTGGAGCAGCGCGCCTTCTACCGCATCATCTCGGGACTGCACTCCAGCATCAACATCCACCTGTGCTCCAAGTATCTTCTATCCGAATCGAAAGATTTCCTGGATCCGCAGGGCATCTGGGGGCCCAATGCCCAGGAGTTCAAGCGTCGTTTCAGCCCAGAGACAACTGGCGGCGAGGGTCCACACTGGCTGCGAAATCTGTACTTCATTTACCTGGTGGAGCTGCGAGCCCTGGCCAAGGCGGCGCCCTATCTGCGTCGCGAGGACTACTACACGGGCATTGCcgaggaggatgaggaggtgAAGTTGGCCATCAATGACCTTCTCAGCGTCATAGA ATCCTTCCAGTCGCACTTCGATGAGAATGCTCTGTTCAGCAGCGGCATCGCCTCGATCAAGTTCAAGAGCGACTACAAAGAGAAGTTCCGCAACATATCCAGAATCATGAGCTGTGTGGGCTGCGACAAGTGCAAGCTGTGGGGCAAGCTGCAGACCCAGGGCCTGGGCACTGCCCTCAAGATCCTCTACTCGGAGAAGCTCAATCTGGCCACTGAGAGCGGTCTGTGGGACAGGCCGCACATCGAGGCGGATCCCATCTTCAGACTATCGCGTCCGGAGATTGTTGCTCTCTTCAATGCCTTCGGCAG ATTATCAAACAGCATATACGAGATGGAAAACTTCCGACGAGTGCTGAGATAA
- the LOC108152232 gene encoding protein tipE isoform X2: MKKSSTLTTTTSMPTSPTLSAQTLSASKISLNSSSSRSGSVAGSIRSSCQSPVRPGSGCVDAIKAKREEIEIDTLLEKAKFYTSVCLGTTAILSVFTFLFLIPFVVDPAISTIIADYDPVPVTCIVIDHIYAEGIKNCSWSSCREGCTSSLTKCHQLFVNYTRIPYSDWERNPRDLDTVNWDVSYTKFLINSEGCGYPPTTNCSVFARQYGFSHIGEPFPCYYSRAYPEVVIGRYSWENNLYHLILSLIIPNVLFAISIGVLSYWYCPCCEKACNKSSRVYAEKFPTKEDKLLCHSDEDDDMEY; encoded by the exons ATGAAGAAGAGCTCCACTCTGACAACGACAACGTCGATGCCGACGAGTCCCACGCTCTCGGCACAGACGCTCTCCGCCAGCAAGATCAGCctgaacagcagcagcagcagatcggGCTCGGTGGCGGGATCGATACGCTCCTCCTGCCAGTCACCGGTTAGGCCGGGCAGCGGCTGCGTGGACGCCATCAAGGCCAAGCGCGAGGAGATCGAAATCGACACACTACTCGAGAAGGCGAAGTTCTATACCTCCGTGTGCCTTG GTACAACTGCCATTTTGTCGGTGTTCACATTCCTCTTCCTGATACCCTTCGTAGTGGATCCCGCCATCTCAACGATCATTGCCGACTACGATCCAGTGCCCGTGACCTGCATTGTGATCGATCACATCTATGCGGAGGGCATCAAGAACTGCAGCTGGAGCTCCTGTCGCGAGGGCTGCACCTCATCACTCACCAA GTGCCATCAGTTGTTTGTCAACTATACGCGCATCCCGTACAGCGACTGGGAGCGAAATCCCCGGGACCTGGACACCGTCAACTGGGATGTTAGCTATACAAAGTTTCTGATTAACTCCGAGGGCTGCGGGTACCCGCCCACGACCAACTGCAGCGTCTTTGCCAGGCAGTATGG CTTCTCTCATATTGGGGAGCCGTTCCCCTGCTACTACAGCCGTGCCTATCCAGAGGTGGTTATCGGCCGCTACTCGTGGGAGAACAATCTGTACCATCTGATCCTATCGCTGATCATACCGAATGTGCTCTTCGCCATCTCCATCGGGGTGCTGAGCTACTGGTACTGCCCCTGCTGCGAGAAGGCCTGCAATAAGTCCTCGCGGGTCTACGCCGAGAAGTTCCCAACCAAGGAAGA CAAACTTCTGTGTCACAGTGACGAAGATGATGATATGGAATACTAG
- the LOC108152234 gene encoding V-type proton ATPase subunit e — MEVILTILFFTVFWAAVGLMGPSLVSKAHQQDLVRCIFLLAAVCCWLFWLCCYLAQLNPLIGPKLTQETVRLIAKAWNHPLKEG; from the coding sequence ATGGAAGTCATCCTCACGATTCTCTTCTTCACCGTCTTCTGGGCCGCTGTGGGTCTGATGGGACCTAGTCTGGTGTCCAAGGCGCATCAACAAGATCTGGTGCGCTGCATCTTCCTGCTGGCGGCGGTCTGTTGCTGGCTCTTCTGGCTCTGCTGCTATTTGGCGCAACTGAATCCGCTGATTGGACCAAAGCTAACCCAGGAAACCGTGCGACTCATTGCCAAAGCCTGGAACCATCCCCTCAAGGAGGGATGA
- the LOC108152232 gene encoding protein tipE isoform X1, translated as MKKSSTLTTTTSMPTSPTLSAQTLSASKISLNSSSSRSGSVAGSIRSSCQSPVRPGSGCVDAIKAKREEIEIDTLLEKAKFYTSVCLGTTAILSVFTFLFLIPFVVDPAISTIIADYDPVPVTCIVIDHIYAEGIKNCSWSSCREGCTSSLTKCHQLFVNYTRIPYSDWERNPRDLDTVNWDVSYTKFLINSEGCGYPPTTNCSVFARQYGFSHIGEPFPCYYSRAYPEVVIGRYSWENNLYHLILSLIIPNVLFAISIGVLSYWYCPCCEKACNKSSRVYAEKFPTKEEIVNCMKCNTEKSLSLNVF; from the exons ATGAAGAAGAGCTCCACTCTGACAACGACAACGTCGATGCCGACGAGTCCCACGCTCTCGGCACAGACGCTCTCCGCCAGCAAGATCAGCctgaacagcagcagcagcagatcggGCTCGGTGGCGGGATCGATACGCTCCTCCTGCCAGTCACCGGTTAGGCCGGGCAGCGGCTGCGTGGACGCCATCAAGGCCAAGCGCGAGGAGATCGAAATCGACACACTACTCGAGAAGGCGAAGTTCTATACCTCCGTGTGCCTTG GTACAACTGCCATTTTGTCGGTGTTCACATTCCTCTTCCTGATACCCTTCGTAGTGGATCCCGCCATCTCAACGATCATTGCCGACTACGATCCAGTGCCCGTGACCTGCATTGTGATCGATCACATCTATGCGGAGGGCATCAAGAACTGCAGCTGGAGCTCCTGTCGCGAGGGCTGCACCTCATCACTCACCAA GTGCCATCAGTTGTTTGTCAACTATACGCGCATCCCGTACAGCGACTGGGAGCGAAATCCCCGGGACCTGGACACCGTCAACTGGGATGTTAGCTATACAAAGTTTCTGATTAACTCCGAGGGCTGCGGGTACCCGCCCACGACCAACTGCAGCGTCTTTGCCAGGCAGTATGG CTTCTCTCATATTGGGGAGCCGTTCCCCTGCTACTACAGCCGTGCCTATCCAGAGGTGGTTATCGGCCGCTACTCGTGGGAGAACAATCTGTACCATCTGATCCTATCGCTGATCATACCGAATGTGCTCTTCGCCATCTCCATCGGGGTGCTGAGCTACTGGTACTGCCCCTGCTGCGAGAAGGCCTGCAATAAGTCCTCGCGGGTCTACGCCGAGAAGTTCCCAACCAAGGAAGA GATCGTTAACTGCATGAAATGTAATACGGAAAAGTCGTTGTCCTTGAATGTATTTTGA
- the LOC108165410 gene encoding cilia- and flagella-associated protein 298 → MVVLKVKRGDETLFLYETNVGEKTDSVIRDLVAIYNGQLKVQRVCMEIEELAEHGTMLPSEMIGLNDDQIEELKLKDIWADKCIPSGGFTFNKDPMLRRNGQQPNEAMGKVLANTITEAKAMIDKNLAKSSKTLSLKAVQEAINLLRGAVTIVYPMQLPPHDTIRMEFTNTEDLSGTQASKEVIEPSKAQLWFAGRQILMGKLLKDYLGNNDKTKVVVKLNQLGEGPPGREAVISEQMRRQMMADSFRRQEELKVRAIFIL, encoded by the exons ATGGTTGTCTTAAAAGTGAAACGCGGCGACGAGACGCTCTTTCTGTACGAGACTAACGTGGGCGAGAAGACCGACTCGGTTATTCGTGATCTGGTGGCCATCTACAACGGTCAGCTAAAGGTGCAGCGCGTTTGCATGGAAATTGAGGAGCTGGCCGAGCACGGCACCATGCTGCCCAGCGAAATGATTGGCCTCAACGACGATCAGATCGAGGAGCTCAAGCTGAAGGATATCTGGGCGGACAAGTGCATCCCTTCCGGAGGGTTCACCTTCAACAAGGATCCGATGTTGCGCCGCAACGGGCAGCAGCCCAACGAGGCCATGGGCAAGGTCCTGGCCAATACTATAACCGAAGCCAAGGCCATGATAGATAAG AACCTGGCCAAGTCCTCAAAGACTCTGTCCCTGAAGGCGGTTCAGGAGGCCATTAATCTGCTGCGTGGTGCCGTGACCATCGTGTACCCCATGCAGCTGCCACCGCACGACACCATACGCATGGAGTTCACCAACACCGAGGATCTGAGTGGTACTCAGGCCTCCAAGGAGGTCATCGAGCCATCCAAGGCTCAGCTCTGGTTCGCCGGCCGGCAGATACTCATGGGAAAGCTACTCAAGGACTACTTGGGCAACAATGACAAGACCAAG GTGGTGGTCAAGCTCAATCAGTTGGGCGAGGGTCCACCGGGCCGCGAGGCTGTCATCTCCGAGCAGATGCGTCGCCAGATGATGGCTGACTCCTTCCGCCGCCAGGAGGAGCTCAAGGTAAGAGCAATTTTCATTTTGTAG